In Belonocnema kinseyi isolate 2016_QV_RU_SX_M_011 chromosome 4, B_treatae_v1, whole genome shotgun sequence, a single window of DNA contains:
- the LOC117172096 gene encoding zinc finger protein 2 homolog isoform X2, which produces MLCTKCAYRTNAFYEFKIQVKETEWKLKKMFEVTSDSFKEEIFDNDRVNIVDAESPETPEDFINYTDLNVSKEQAIQILEVTNDMLGPTLQNICLEPQSIQLLKDEKSNDITNIFNSSAIQYAIAYIPDETISSVLNRDAIQSVLDNPEISLETTTKFKHSECLQTNAANEPSNNLQSVEVIEALVNSHLEGDNLEDPNVENAKLQASDGDPTFITENNGNQEMNENRRRENSFDSEESDSEYFIGPKDDIVGSLNDTITRIKEIKKDKDQVEYQCTLCLQNYSELSRVLTHIVENHVPSTGPFFCIVCEKDCESRRELRSHVKTHTGQFPYTCFICNKTYATKRYLKRHMVCHADFPRHRCPKCGVRYKLKSELEIHLSTHTHGPAYQCSQCSRVFNHKGNYKRHLMSHLDPLSLHLPKYPCDVCGKRFLNNRTLETHRRVHTGEKPYKCIACNKHFSQQGNLLNHVKSVHSNPRSHTCEVCGKSFNQKATLKDHSLLHTGEKPYVCTVCGMAFTFSSAMRRHMWTHNGGKPFGCDVCLARFIGKYDLKRHMRIHSQRPKSNKRQSPFKQDDLVREELVNEMVLEHTADRGTILIEPMLLAADEAEIGREKESERENVDALFSLIQYG; this is translated from the coding sequence gaaGAGATTTTCGATAATGACCGCGTGAATATCGTAGATGCAGAATCGCCGGAAACTCCAGAGGATTTTATCAACTACACGGATCTGAATGTTTCGAAGGAACAAGCCATTCAAATATTAGAAGTTACAAATGACATGCTAGGTCCCACACTGCAGAACATTTGCCTCGAACCTCAAAGTATTCAACTCCTAAAAGATGAGAAAAGCAATGACatcacaaatattttcaactcCAGCGCTATACAATACGCAATAGCATATATTCCTGACGAAACGATAAGTTCTGTACTAAATAGAGACGCAATTCAATCGGTTCTTGACAATCCGGAAATCAGTTTAGAAACCACTACTAAATTTAAACACTCAGAGTGTCTTCAAACTAATGCAGCAAACGAACCATCAAATAATTTGCAGTCTGTAGAAGTTATCGAAGCCCTGGTAAACTCACATCTGGAGGGAGATAACCTGGAAGATCCAAACGTAGAGAATGCTAAGTTACAAGCATCTGATGGCGATCCAACTTTCATCACTGAGAACAATGGGAACCAAGAAATGAACGAGAACAGAAGACGTGAAAATTCATTTGACAGTGAAGAGTCTGATTCTGAATATTTTATCGGTCCAAAAGACGATATAGTGGGCAGCCTCAACGACACGATAACGAGgatcaaggaaataaaaaaggaCAAAGACCAAGTGGAGTATCAATGCACCCTTTGTTTGCAAAACTATAGCGAACTCTCAAGAGTTTTGACTCACATAGTGGAAAACCATGTACCCAGTACAGGCCCATTCTTCTGTATCGTATGTGAAAAGGACTGCGAAAGTCGTCGAGAATTGAGATCACATGTCAAGACCCACACTGGACAGTTTCCCTATACTTGCTTCATCTGTAATAAGACTTATGCGACGAAAAGATACCTGAAGAGACACATGGTCTGTCACGCAGATTTCCCGAGACATCGTTGTCCGAAATGTGGTGTTCGTTACAAACTCAAATCcgaattagaaattcatttatcgACTCATACTCACGGACCAGCATATCAATGCAGTCAGTGTTCGCGAGTGTTTAACCACAAAGGGAACTACAAGCGCCATCTGATGTCTCATTTAGATCCGCTAAGTCTCCACCTTCCAAAGTATCCTTGTGACGTGTGCGGAAAACGCTTTCTCAACAACCGAACTCTGGAAACTCATCGGAGAGTGCACACTGGAGAAAAACCATACAAGTGTATTGCATGCAACAAACATTTTTCGCAGCAGGGTAATCTTCTGAATCACGTGAAATCTGTCCACTCGAATCCACGGAGTCATACGTGCGAAGTTTGCGGAAAGAGTTTCAATCAGAAAGCGACTCTAAAGGATCACAGTCTTTTACACACGGGTGAGAAACCTTATGTGTGTACAGTTTGTGGTATGGCATTTACGTTTAGTTCTGCGATGAGACGCCACATGTGGACTCATAATGGAGGAAAGCCATTTGGTTGCGATGTTTGCCTGGCGCGATTTATTGGCAAGTATGATTTGAAGAGGCATATGAGGATACACTCGCAGAGGCCAAAGTCAAACAAAAGACAAAGTCCGTTCAAGCAGGATGATTTGGTTCGTGAAGAACTTGTGAACGAGATGGTTCTAGAGCATACGGCCGACAGAGGGACTATATTGATTGAACCTATGCTACTTGCTGCAGACGAGGCGGAAATTGGCCGGGAAAAAGAATCAGAGAGGGAAAATGTAGACGCCCTTTTCAGCCTTATTCAATATGGTTGA